Proteins co-encoded in one Sebastes fasciatus isolate fSebFas1 chromosome 11, fSebFas1.pri, whole genome shotgun sequence genomic window:
- the fam78ba gene encoding protein FAM78B — MCILARYHLLPSSSLVLLILLAAACTMGCIQSIACKPRIRRENIVVYEVSASIDQCPTIIEENSPIVLRYKTPYFRASAGVVMPPVPRNETWVVGWIQACTQMEFYNTYGDIGMSSWELPELREGRVKAISDSDGVSYPWYGNTTETVTLTGPTSKPSRLTVGMNDNFYPSVTWAVPISNSNTPMLTHITRDQSFITWLVAMNSVTKERIVLQTVRWRMRVDIAVDPDMPLGSRASLVGRPYQEQPHILNYQEPIPPNALGRPNANDAQVLMWRPRRGAPLVVIPPK, encoded by the exons ATGTGCATACTGGCCAGGTATCATTTgctcccttcttcttctctggttttGCTCATTTTGCTTGCCGCCGCCTGCACTATGGGCTGTATTCAGAGCATTGCATGCAAGCCCCGCATCAGACGGGAGAACATTGTGGTGTACGAGGTGTCCGCCTCTATTGACCAGTGTCCCACCATCATTGAGGAGAACTCACCGATTGTGCTCCGTTACAAGACGCCTTACTTCAGGGCCTCGGCGGGGGTTGTGATGCCACCGGTGCCCCGCAATGAGACCTGGGTGGTGGGCTGGATCCAGGCGTGTACCCAGATGGAGTTCTACAACACCTATGGTGATATTGGCAT GTCCAGCTGGGAGTTACCAGAGCTGCGAGAGGGTCGGGTCAAGGCCATCAGCGACTCGGATGGCGTCAGCTACCCCTGGTACGGCAACACCACCGAGACGGTCACCCTGACCGGACCCACGTCCAAACCGTCCCGTCTGACGGTCGGCATGAACGACAACTTCTACCCCAGCGTGACCTGGGCAGTGCCCATCAGCAACAGCAACACGCCCATGCTGACCCACATCACCAGGGACCAGAGCTTCATCACCTGGCTGGTGGCCATGAACTCCGTCACCAAG gaGCGTATCGTGTTGCAGACGGTACGGTGGCGGATGCGGGTGGACATTGCCGTGGACCCAGACATGCCTCTGGGCTCTCGGGCCTCGCTGGTGGGTCGTCCCTACCAGGAGCAGCCGCACATCCTCAACTACCAGGAGCCCATCCCTCCCAACGCGCTGGGGAGGCCGAACGCCAACGACGCCCAAGTGCTCATGTGGAGGCCACGGAGAGGGGCGCCACTGGTGGTCATACCGCCAAAATAA
- the cmpk gene encoding UMP-CMP kinase, which yields MIVRLFGAVSQRLSSSLLYRGSLRMKPQVVFVLGGPGAGKGTQCSNITESYDYTHLSAGELLRTERAREGSEFGALIASHIKEGKIVPVEITIKLLRKAMEETMQKDEKMFRFLIDGFPRNEDNLQGWNTVMDGKADVKFVLFFDCSNEICIDRCLERGKSSGRSDDNRESLEKRIQTYLQSTRPIIELYEKLGKVRTVDASRSVDKVFADVKAVLDKEG from the exons ATGATCGTCCGTTTGTTCGGTGCCGTGTCTCAGAGGCTGTCCAGCTCGTTGTTGTACCGGGGGTCGCTGAGGATGAAGCCGCAGGTTGTGTTCGTGCTGGGCGGGCCTGGAGCCGGCAAAGGGACCCAATGCTCCAACATCACGGAG AGCTACGACTACACCCATTTGTCGGCTGGGGAGTTGCTGAGGACAGAGCGAGCTCGCGAGGGGTCAGAGTTCGGAGCGCTCATTGCCTCCCACATCAAGGAGGGCAAAATTGTCCCTGTGGAGATCACCATCAAATTACTCAGGAAG GCAATGGAAGAGACCATGCAGAAAGATGAGAAAATGTTCCGTTTCCTCATAGACGGTTTCCCCCGCAACGAGGACAACCTCCAGGGGTGGAACACGGTCATGGATGGCAAAGCAGATGTCAAGTTTGTGCTTTTCTTTGACTGCAGCAATGAG ATTTGCATCGACAGATGTCTAGAAAGAGGGAAGAGCAGTGGACGCTCAGATGACAACAGAGAAAGCTTAGAGAAAAG AATCCAAACCTACCTGCAATCTACACGACCAATCATTGAACTGTATGAGAAACTCGGCAAGGTGCGCACCGTAGATGCCTCTCGCTCTGTGGATAAG GTGTTTGCTGACGTGAAAGCTGTCCTAGACAAAGAGGGTTGA
- the slc35a3b gene encoding solute carrier family 35 member A3b isoform X2 codes for MVLSSPHSYRLKYLSLGVLVLQTTSLVLTMRYSRTLKEDGPRYLASSAVVSAEVLKILVCTLLVFMENNFSVQLLKEEIVNKPVETMKLAIPAGIYTLQNNLLYVALSNLDAATYQVTYQLKILTTALFSVSMLGKRLGFYQWLSLLFLMAGVTLVQWPTESEGDTEQKVLSAGSQFAGLMAVLMACVSSGFAGVYFEKILKETKQSVWVRNIQLGMFGLVFGLVGMITYDGQRVRQSGMFQGYNTITCTVVALQALGGLIIAVVIKYADNILKGFATSLSIIVSTLVSYFLLEDFNPTGVFFLGAVLVIAATFLYNHDHKPASSSTIKV; via the exons ATGGTGTTGTCCTCGCCACACTCCTACAGGCTGAAGTATCTGTCTCTGGGGGTGCTGGTGCTCCAGACCACCTCGCTGGTGCTCACCATGCGCTACTCCCGCACCCTGAAGGAGGACGGCCCACGCTACCTGGCCTCATCCGCCGTGGTGTCGGCCGAGGTGCTCAAGATCCTCGTCTGCACCCTCCTCGTCTTCATGGAGAACA ATTTCAGTGTGCAGCTGCTGAAGGAGGAGATTGTGAACAAGCCCGTGGAGACCATGAAGTTGGCCATTCCTGCAGGgatctacacactgcagaacaaTCTGCTCTATGTTGCCTTGTCCAACCTGGACGCAGCCACCTATCAG GTCACGTACCAGTTGAAGATCCTCACCACAGCACTGTTTTCTGTCTCCATGCTGGGGAAGAGGTTGGGCTTTTACCAGTGGCTCTCCCTGCTCTTCCTCATGGCTGGAGTCACTTTAGTGCAG TGGCCCACAGAGTCTGAAGGTGACACTGAGCAGAAGGTCCTGTCTGCAGGCTCACAGTTTGCGGGACTGATGGCCGTGCTGATGGCCTGCGTGTCCAGCGGCTTCGCTGGAGTTTACTTTGAGAAAATCCTTAAGGAGACTAAACAGAGTGTGTGGGTCCGTAACATACAGCTGG GCATGTTCGGCCTTGTGTTTGGCTTAGTGGGAATGATAACGTATGACGGCCAAAGGGTGAGACAGTCGGGCATGTTTCAGGGCTACAACACCATCACCTGCACAGTTGTTGCTTTACAG GCTCTGGGCGGGTTGATCATAGCTGTGGTTATTAAATATGCAGACAACATTCTCAAAGGATTCGccacctctctgtccatcatcGTGTCCACACTCGTATCATATTTCCTGTTGGAGGACTTTAACCCTACAGG CGTATTTTTCCTAGGGGCAGTGCTGGTTATTGCTGCCACATTTCTCTACAACCACGATCACAAACCCGCCAGTAGCAGCACCATCAAAGTATGA
- the slc35a3b gene encoding solute carrier family 35 member A3b isoform X1, with translation MLQSGNVRQKSEECQSSRLQDAVVTKLTPGSSADSVTETSTMVLSSPHSYRLKYLSLGVLVLQTTSLVLTMRYSRTLKEDGPRYLASSAVVSAEVLKILVCTLLVFMENNFSVQLLKEEIVNKPVETMKLAIPAGIYTLQNNLLYVALSNLDAATYQVTYQLKILTTALFSVSMLGKRLGFYQWLSLLFLMAGVTLVQWPTESEGDTEQKVLSAGSQFAGLMAVLMACVSSGFAGVYFEKILKETKQSVWVRNIQLGMFGLVFGLVGMITYDGQRVRQSGMFQGYNTITCTVVALQALGGLIIAVVIKYADNILKGFATSLSIIVSTLVSYFLLEDFNPTGVFFLGAVLVIAATFLYNHDHKPASSSTIKV, from the exons ATGCTTCAGTCAGGAAACGTGAGGCAAAAGAGTGAAGAATGTCAGTCTTCAAGACTCCAGGACGCCGTAGTTACAAAACTG ACTCCTGGGTCGTCCGCCGACTCGGTCACAGAGACCTCCACGATGGTGTTGTCCTCGCCACACTCCTACAGGCTGAAGTATCTGTCTCTGGGGGTGCTGGTGCTCCAGACCACCTCGCTGGTGCTCACCATGCGCTACTCCCGCACCCTGAAGGAGGACGGCCCACGCTACCTGGCCTCATCCGCCGTGGTGTCGGCCGAGGTGCTCAAGATCCTCGTCTGCACCCTCCTCGTCTTCATGGAGAACA ATTTCAGTGTGCAGCTGCTGAAGGAGGAGATTGTGAACAAGCCCGTGGAGACCATGAAGTTGGCCATTCCTGCAGGgatctacacactgcagaacaaTCTGCTCTATGTTGCCTTGTCCAACCTGGACGCAGCCACCTATCAG GTCACGTACCAGTTGAAGATCCTCACCACAGCACTGTTTTCTGTCTCCATGCTGGGGAAGAGGTTGGGCTTTTACCAGTGGCTCTCCCTGCTCTTCCTCATGGCTGGAGTCACTTTAGTGCAG TGGCCCACAGAGTCTGAAGGTGACACTGAGCAGAAGGTCCTGTCTGCAGGCTCACAGTTTGCGGGACTGATGGCCGTGCTGATGGCCTGCGTGTCCAGCGGCTTCGCTGGAGTTTACTTTGAGAAAATCCTTAAGGAGACTAAACAGAGTGTGTGGGTCCGTAACATACAGCTGG GCATGTTCGGCCTTGTGTTTGGCTTAGTGGGAATGATAACGTATGACGGCCAAAGGGTGAGACAGTCGGGCATGTTTCAGGGCTACAACACCATCACCTGCACAGTTGTTGCTTTACAG GCTCTGGGCGGGTTGATCATAGCTGTGGTTATTAAATATGCAGACAACATTCTCAAAGGATTCGccacctctctgtccatcatcGTGTCCACACTCGTATCATATTTCCTGTTGGAGGACTTTAACCCTACAGG CGTATTTTTCCTAGGGGCAGTGCTGGTTATTGCTGCCACATTTCTCTACAACCACGATCACAAACCCGCCAGTAGCAGCACCATCAAAGTATGA